A portion of the Segatella copri DSM 18205 genome contains these proteins:
- a CDS encoding glycoside hydrolase family 127 protein — protein MKRLISAVLLSAAVVVPTMAKNAKVLGNGYPFTQVPFTSVKISQNTFWGARLKAAREVTVPLAFSKCESEHRYKNFDMAAYTLQHPNHPGLNTKEWDVSKFMGFSFDDTDVYKTIEGASYILQTYPNKKLKAYIDSVLDVVAAAQEPDGYLYTARTINPKHPHGWSGNKRWVKDEEASHELYNLGHMVDAACAHYQATGSTKFLNIAKRYADCVVKEVGPKPGQTTIVPGHQIAEMALARLYTLTGEKKYLDEAKYLLDYRGKTHIRNPYSQSQVPILEQKEAVGHAVRAGYMYAGIADVAALTKDSAYMKVIDRIFENIVGKKYYLTGGVGARHAGEAFGENYELPNMTAYNETCAAISMVYLFERMFLLHGESKYIDCMERTLYNGVISGMSMDGGRFFYPNPLSSDGKYAFNADGNTTRQPWFGCACCPSNLSRFIPSVPGYLYGVKDNNIYVNLFAGNTSTIKVNGKDVVLEETTEYPWNGDIKIAVKKSGVKNANLLVRIPGWVRNQVVPSDLYKYSDAEKPAYTVTVNGKAVEADLDANKGYLPVKNIKKGDVIRIHFDMPVRTVVANGKVADDKGKVAVERGPLVYCAEAVDNQNEPVLRAVMAKKPAFSVVDNYSIQNTETKGAPAFSVKAIKADAQILEEGANGVSVKNDVLTLIPYYAWNHRGANQMNVWFYQNLSVLDK, from the coding sequence ATGAAGAGATTAATTTCAGCAGTATTGCTTTCGGCAGCCGTAGTTGTGCCAACCATGGCGAAGAATGCAAAGGTATTGGGCAATGGCTATCCATTCACTCAAGTACCATTCACCAGTGTGAAGATTTCACAGAATACTTTCTGGGGTGCCCGCTTGAAGGCTGCCCGAGAAGTAACCGTGCCATTGGCTTTCAGCAAATGTGAGAGCGAGCACCGTTACAAGAATTTCGATATGGCTGCCTATACCCTGCAGCATCCTAACCACCCGGGCTTGAACACCAAGGAGTGGGATGTGAGCAAGTTCATGGGCTTCTCTTTCGATGATACCGATGTGTATAAGACCATCGAAGGTGCCAGCTACATCCTCCAGACTTATCCGAACAAGAAGTTGAAGGCTTACATCGACAGCGTGCTCGATGTGGTAGCTGCGGCACAGGAGCCAGATGGCTATCTCTATACCGCCCGTACCATCAACCCAAAGCATCCACACGGATGGTCGGGAAATAAGCGTTGGGTCAAGGACGAGGAGGCGAGCCACGAGCTTTACAACCTCGGTCACATGGTAGATGCAGCCTGCGCTCACTATCAGGCTACCGGAAGCACCAAGTTCCTGAATATCGCCAAGCGCTATGCTGATTGCGTGGTAAAGGAGGTGGGACCTAAGCCTGGACAGACTACCATCGTTCCGGGACATCAGATTGCAGAGATGGCTTTGGCTCGTCTCTATACCCTGACCGGTGAGAAGAAGTATCTGGATGAGGCTAAGTATCTGCTCGACTATCGTGGCAAGACCCATATCCGCAACCCATATTCTCAGAGCCAGGTTCCTATCCTGGAGCAGAAAGAGGCGGTAGGTCATGCTGTTCGTGCCGGCTATATGTATGCCGGTATTGCAGATGTGGCAGCTCTGACCAAGGATTCTGCCTATATGAAGGTGATCGACCGCATTTTCGAAAACATCGTTGGCAAGAAGTACTATCTTACGGGTGGTGTAGGTGCCCGTCATGCAGGTGAAGCTTTCGGCGAGAACTATGAGTTGCCAAACATGACTGCCTATAATGAAACCTGTGCAGCCATCTCTATGGTTTATCTCTTTGAGCGCATGTTCCTGCTTCACGGCGAGAGCAAGTATATCGACTGTATGGAGCGTACCTTATATAATGGTGTCATCTCGGGTATGAGCATGGATGGTGGCAGATTCTTCTATCCAAACCCATTGTCTAGCGATGGCAAGTATGCCTTCAATGCCGATGGCAACACCACCCGCCAGCCTTGGTTCGGCTGTGCCTGCTGCCCAAGTAACCTGAGCCGCTTCATCCCTTCTGTGCCGGGTTATCTCTATGGTGTGAAGGATAACAACATCTATGTAAACCTCTTTGCCGGTAATACATCTACCATCAAGGTGAATGGCAAGGATGTGGTTCTGGAGGAGACTACCGAGTATCCTTGGAACGGCGACATCAAGATTGCTGTGAAGAAGAGTGGTGTGAAGAATGCCAACCTTCTGGTCCGTATTCCTGGATGGGTTCGCAACCAGGTAGTACCTAGCGACCTTTACAAGTATAGCGATGCAGAGAAGCCTGCTTACACAGTAACCGTAAACGGCAAGGCTGTAGAGGCTGATCTCGATGCCAACAAGGGTTATCTCCCTGTCAAGAACATCAAGAAGGGCGATGTAATCCGCATCCATTTTGATATGCCGGTTCGTACTGTGGTTGCTAACGGTAAGGTAGCTGATGATAAGGGCAAGGTTGCCGTAGAGCGCGGACCATTGGTATATTGTGCTGAGGCTGTGGATAATCAGAACGAGCCAGTGCTCCGTGCCGTCATGGCCAAGAAGCCTGCCTTCTCTGTAGTGGATAACTACAGCATTCAGAACACCGAGACTAAGGGTGCTCCAGCCTTCTCTGTCAAGGCTATCAAGGCTGATGCCCAGATTCTGGAAGAGGGTGCCAATGGCGTATCTGTCAAGAACGATGTGTTGACTCTGATTCCTTACTATGCTTGGAATCATCGTGGAGCCAATCAGATGAACGTCTGGTTCTATCAGAATTTAAGTGTGTTGGATAAATAA
- a CDS encoding Cof-type HAD-IIB family hydrolase yields the protein MNHLPYRAIALDLDGTLTNHDKVVTPKTREALLQAEAEGVVIILASGRPTYGIEPVAECLELDKRGGYILSYNGGNIVNAKTGEKLFAQFLPDEVIPILYRYAKEKNHALLGYAGNEIITEMPDDQYVKEESRINKMNIRKVENLFEALEPHPTKLLMTGDPADMLKAENELSEILGDRMDIFRSAPFFLELVPKGIDKAKSLLRLLSKINLTPADMIAFGDGYNDLSMLKLAGMGVAMQNAAPEVRAEADYITLSNEEDGVAAALEHFCKKDF from the coding sequence ATGAATCATCTTCCATACCGTGCCATCGCCCTTGATCTGGATGGCACCCTGACCAACCACGACAAGGTGGTTACCCCGAAAACCCGCGAAGCGCTGCTCCAGGCAGAAGCCGAGGGTGTTGTTATCATCCTTGCTTCAGGCAGACCGACCTATGGCATCGAACCGGTGGCAGAATGTCTGGAACTGGATAAGCGAGGCGGATACATCCTATCTTATAATGGCGGCAACATCGTGAATGCCAAGACTGGCGAAAAACTCTTCGCCCAGTTCCTGCCTGATGAGGTGATACCTATATTATATAGGTACGCGAAGGAGAAGAACCATGCCCTGCTGGGATATGCCGGCAACGAGATTATCACCGAGATGCCCGACGACCAGTATGTGAAGGAAGAATCGCGTATCAACAAGATGAACATCCGAAAGGTAGAAAACCTGTTCGAAGCCCTGGAGCCTCACCCTACCAAGCTCCTCATGACAGGCGACCCGGCAGATATGCTCAAGGCAGAAAACGAACTTTCAGAGATTCTGGGCGACAGGATGGACATCTTCCGCTCAGCCCCATTCTTCCTGGAGCTGGTTCCTAAAGGCATCGACAAGGCAAAGTCCCTGCTCCGCCTTCTGTCGAAAATCAATCTCACCCCAGCCGATATGATTGCTTTCGGAGATGGCTACAACGACCTGAGCATGCTGAAACTGGCAGGCATGGGTGTAGCCATGCAGAATGCAGCACCAGAGGTTAGAGCCGAAGCCGACTACATCACGCTTTCCAATGAAGAAGATGGCGTAGCTGCTGCTTTGGAACATTTCTGTAAAAAGGATTTTTAA
- a CDS encoding glycoside hydrolase family 97 protein — MKKNVLVVALALMASIGAYAEKNTVSSPDGKLNVVVEDRDGKLYYSIDYAGKRMMEESQLGLLANVGDFSQGLTYQGKNEIKVEKSYDLRTAKVSHVDYHANQLNVTYINGKKQPMTVTFNVSNNDVAFRYTFDQLKAQHLIVNEEKTAFNLPKVTTTYLCPQSDPLIGFARTKPSYEEDYKVDQPLTAKSGYGHGYTFPCLFKVGGDGWVLVSETGTHGNYPGCHISDYDAAKGYQVAFPMEKEADGIGSTSGVFILPGSTPWRTITVGSDLKPLVETTIPYDVVEPRFEASQKYGTGKYAWSWLIWQDESCNYNDQKQFIDLAATMGYEYVLVDALWDTQIGRDKIAELSKYAQSKNVSLMLWYNSNGVANDAPQGPRGIMDNIVARKKEMAWMKSIGIKGIKVDFFGGDKQHTMQQYEDILSDANDYGIQVIFHGCTLPRGWERMYPNYVSSEAVLASENVFFSDYHAKQEGFELTMHPFCRNAVGAMDWGGTIMNKYLSKDNKSRHRRYTTDVFEMASAIMNQAAIQCIAIYPNNLSELPQHEIDFLKSVPTTWDETKFIAGYPGKYAVVARRHGDKWYVAGLNGTDQVMKLTLNLPMLAGKSVTYYHETASKDKKALWPVSQMKTVKVDKKGNLKVEMQPKGGLIVEK; from the coding sequence ATGAAGAAAAACGTTTTAGTAGTAGCGCTGGCATTGATGGCAAGCATCGGTGCATACGCAGAGAAGAATACTGTCAGCTCTCCTGATGGTAAGTTGAATGTCGTGGTAGAAGACCGCGATGGTAAACTCTATTATTCCATCGACTATGCAGGCAAGCGAATGATGGAGGAATCACAGCTCGGACTCCTTGCCAATGTAGGCGATTTCAGTCAGGGCTTGACCTATCAGGGCAAGAATGAGATAAAGGTGGAGAAGAGCTATGACCTCCGCACCGCCAAGGTTTCGCATGTTGATTATCATGCCAACCAGCTCAACGTGACATACATCAACGGTAAGAAGCAGCCAATGACGGTTACCTTCAATGTAAGCAACAATGACGTGGCATTCCGTTATACTTTTGATCAACTGAAGGCTCAGCATCTCATCGTAAACGAGGAGAAGACTGCCTTCAATCTTCCTAAGGTAACTACCACTTACCTCTGCCCACAGTCGGATCCGCTCATCGGTTTTGCCCGAACCAAACCAAGTTATGAAGAAGATTATAAGGTGGATCAGCCTCTTACAGCCAAGTCGGGTTATGGTCATGGCTATACCTTCCCTTGCCTCTTCAAGGTAGGCGGCGATGGCTGGGTATTGGTCAGCGAGACGGGTACTCACGGCAACTATCCGGGTTGTCATATCAGCGATTATGATGCTGCAAAGGGTTATCAGGTGGCCTTCCCTATGGAGAAGGAGGCAGATGGCATCGGTTCTACATCGGGTGTTTTCATTCTTCCGGGTTCCACTCCATGGCGCACCATCACCGTGGGTTCTGATTTGAAGCCATTGGTAGAGACCACCATTCCATACGATGTAGTAGAGCCGAGATTCGAGGCTTCCCAGAAATACGGAACAGGCAAGTATGCCTGGAGTTGGCTCATCTGGCAGGATGAATCCTGCAACTATAACGACCAGAAGCAGTTCATCGACCTGGCTGCTACCATGGGATATGAATATGTGCTGGTTGATGCGCTCTGGGATACCCAGATTGGTAGAGACAAGATAGCAGAGTTGAGCAAGTATGCGCAGAGCAAGAATGTAAGTCTGATGCTCTGGTATAATTCCAATGGTGTGGCAAACGATGCACCTCAGGGACCTCGTGGCATCATGGATAACATCGTGGCAAGAAAGAAGGAGATGGCCTGGATGAAGAGCATCGGCATCAAGGGTATCAAAGTGGATTTCTTCGGTGGTGACAAGCAGCATACCATGCAGCAGTATGAAGACATCCTGAGCGATGCCAACGATTATGGCATTCAGGTTATCTTCCATGGCTGCACCCTGCCAAGAGGTTGGGAGCGCATGTATCCTAACTATGTATCGAGCGAGGCTGTACTGGCTTCGGAGAATGTATTCTTCTCTGATTATCATGCCAAGCAGGAGGGCTTTGAGCTGACCATGCATCCATTCTGCCGCAATGCCGTGGGAGCGATGGATTGGGGTGGTACCATCATGAACAAGTATCTCTCTAAAGATAACAAGAGTCGTCACCGCCGTTATACTACTGATGTTTTCGAGATGGCCTCGGCTATCATGAACCAGGCAGCTATCCAATGTATCGCCATCTATCCGAACAATCTCTCTGAGCTTCCTCAGCACGAGATTGATTTCCTGAAGAGCGTTCCTACTACCTGGGATGAGACCAAATTCATCGCCGGTTATCCTGGAAAATATGCGGTTGTTGCCCGTCGCCATGGTGATAAATGGTATGTTGCCGGTTTGAACGGCACCGACCAGGTGATGAAGCTCACCCTGAATCTGCCAATGCTTGCCGGTAAGAGCGTTACCTATTATCATGAAACAGCCAGCAAGGACAAGAAGGCTCTCTGGCCTGTTTCTCAGATGAAGACCGTAAAGGTGGATAAGAAGGGAAACCTGAAGGTGGAAATGCAGCCTAAGGGTGGACTGATTGTTGAAAAGTAA
- the ilvA gene encoding threonine ammonia-lyase, which yields MLQLDNFYKARFVLSKVIRKTELVHTPRINPESDVYLKPECLQKTGSFKIRGAYYKISQLTDEEKAKGVIACSAGNHAQGVALGATAMGVKSLICLPEGAPISKVEATKRLGAEVCLVPGVYDDAYQKALELKDKHGYTFVHPFDDENVIAGQGTIGLEILDQLPDVEAVVVPVGGGGLISGVAFAIKSLNPNVKVYGVQAEGAASMVQSLHDHKQEKLPSVATVADGIAVKEPGKITFETCSNYVDEIVTVSEDEICAAILKLIESEKMVAEGAGAASVAAVMYNKVPVKGKKTICVVSGGNIDVTILNRVITRGLAKSGRLCTIEMELDDKPGELVEVCSVIAGLGGNITGVHHDRSANRNKVNACVLRLTMETRDEEHVKEIKEALESKGFHLWIV from the coding sequence ATGTTACAACTTGACAATTTCTATAAGGCTCGCTTCGTGCTGAGCAAGGTAATAAGAAAGACTGAGCTGGTTCACACGCCAAGAATCAACCCAGAGAGTGATGTTTATTTGAAACCAGAGTGCCTGCAGAAGACCGGTTCGTTCAAGATTCGTGGTGCTTACTATAAGATTTCACAACTCACCGATGAAGAAAAGGCGAAGGGTGTGATAGCCTGTTCTGCGGGCAACCATGCACAGGGTGTAGCGCTGGGAGCTACAGCCATGGGCGTCAAGAGCCTCATCTGTCTGCCAGAAGGTGCTCCTATCTCTAAGGTAGAAGCCACCAAGCGACTGGGTGCTGAAGTCTGTCTGGTACCTGGCGTTTACGATGATGCCTACCAGAAGGCGCTGGAACTGAAAGATAAGCATGGCTACACCTTCGTTCATCCTTTCGATGATGAGAATGTCATCGCCGGTCAGGGCACCATCGGTCTGGAGATTCTCGACCAGCTACCAGATGTAGAAGCTGTCGTCGTTCCTGTAGGTGGCGGCGGACTTATCTCTGGTGTAGCCTTTGCCATCAAGTCGCTGAATCCTAACGTCAAGGTATATGGTGTTCAGGCTGAAGGAGCAGCAAGTATGGTACAGAGTCTGCACGATCATAAACAGGAGAAGTTGCCTTCTGTAGCAACCGTTGCTGATGGTATTGCCGTAAAGGAACCGGGCAAGATTACTTTTGAAACCTGCTCCAACTATGTTGACGAAATCGTAACCGTGAGCGAGGATGAGATTTGTGCAGCCATCCTGAAACTCATAGAGAGCGAGAAGATGGTAGCCGAAGGCGCCGGTGCGGCCAGCGTGGCAGCAGTAATGTATAACAAGGTTCCGGTGAAGGGCAAGAAAACCATCTGCGTGGTAAGCGGCGGTAATATCGACGTAACCATCCTGAACCGCGTCATCACCCGTGGTCTTGCCAAGAGCGGCCGTCTCTGCACCATCGAGATGGAGCTGGATGACAAACCGGGCGAATTGGTAGAGGTCTGCTCTGTCATCGCCGGATTGGGCGGCAACATCACCGGTGTTCACCACGACCGTTCTGCCAACCGCAACAAGGTGAATGCCTGCGTGCTCCGCCTCACCATGGAGACTCGCGACGAGGAACACGTAAAAGAAATCAAGGAGGCTTTGGAATCAAAGGGATTCCACCTCTGGATAGTATAA
- a CDS encoding RidA family protein has translation MNAIHTDNAPAAIGPYSQAIEVNGFVFASGQIPIDPATGNFVEGGIKEQTRQSLTNAQNILKAAGTDLSHVVKTTVYLNSMDDFAAMNEVYAEFFSQPYPARSAVAVEKLPKGALVEVEVLAAK, from the coding sequence ATGAACGCAATTCACACAGACAATGCGCCTGCAGCTATCGGTCCATATAGCCAGGCTATCGAAGTAAATGGTTTTGTTTTTGCATCTGGTCAGATTCCTATCGACCCTGCAACAGGCAATTTCGTAGAAGGCGGCATCAAGGAGCAGACTCGCCAGAGCCTCACCAACGCCCAGAACATCCTGAAGGCAGCAGGTACCGACCTTTCTCATGTAGTTAAGACTACAGTTTATCTGAACAGCATGGACGATTTCGCAGCCATGAACGAGGTTTATGCCGAGTTCTTCAGCCAGCCATATCCAGCTCGTTCTGCCGTAGCTGTAGAGAAGTTGCCAAAGGGCGCCCTCGTAGAGGTTGAGGTTTTGGCAGCCAAGTAA
- a CDS encoding ABC transporter ATP-binding protein has product MVSSITLKNLIIGYRSKHQLRAIASPVHASLQAGELTCLIGANGVGKSTLLRTLAGFQPALDGEILIQDKSLSDFSAQELAREISIVLTSKTDHAQLSAEEIVGIGRSPYTGFWGTLSAADKQIVASALQETGIQHLAQRNIRELSDGERQKVMIAKALAQQTRIIILDEPTAFLDFPSKIETLQMLRRLAHEQHKSILLSTHDVELALQLSDRLWLMEESRFSIGTPKELAADGSLSRFINRDGIRFNKDYLRIEIK; this is encoded by the coding sequence ATGGTATCAAGCATTACATTAAAGAATCTGATTATAGGCTATCGTTCGAAGCACCAGCTCCGGGCGATAGCCTCACCTGTTCATGCCTCGCTCCAAGCCGGTGAACTGACCTGTCTCATCGGAGCCAACGGAGTGGGCAAATCTACCTTGCTCAGAACTTTAGCCGGATTTCAGCCAGCACTTGATGGCGAAATCCTGATTCAAGACAAATCTCTTTCTGATTTCTCTGCCCAGGAACTCGCCAGAGAAATCAGCATCGTTCTCACATCGAAGACTGACCATGCCCAGCTCTCTGCCGAAGAGATTGTAGGCATAGGCCGTTCTCCCTATACCGGTTTTTGGGGCACATTATCTGCTGCCGACAAGCAGATTGTTGCTTCTGCTCTTCAGGAAACGGGCATTCAGCATCTTGCCCAGAGAAACATCAGAGAACTGAGCGATGGTGAGCGTCAGAAAGTAATGATAGCCAAAGCCCTAGCGCAGCAAACCCGCATCATCATCCTGGACGAGCCAACCGCCTTCCTCGATTTCCCCAGCAAGATAGAAACCCTACAGATGCTCCGCCGTCTGGCGCACGAACAGCATAAATCCATATTACTGTCAACCCATGATGTAGAGTTGGCGCTCCAGCTTTCCGACCGTCTCTGGCTGATGGAAGAAAGCCGTTTCTCTATCGGCACTCCTAAAGAACTGGCTGCCGATGGTTCCTTATCCAGATTCATCAATCGTGACGGCATCCGATTCAACAAGGATTACCTCCGCATCGAAATCAAATGA
- a CDS encoding ATP-binding protein, translating to MANNACRKLPVGIQSFNKIREEGYLYVDKSDIIWKLANNGKQYNYLSRPRRFGKSVLVDTLQAYFEGRKELFEGLKIMDLEKEWKQYPVIRFDMSRGGATANEVKAYLDRTFDVYEQLYGIHIKPTDSLGNRFDLIIKTAYEQTGLKVAILIDEYDSPLQHSWKTPEHEGCTEVYRSVFSILKADDAYQRFVFITGITKFTQISLFSVLNNLTNISFLPEYAAICGITEEEIGENFKPELERMAEVNEWTLQQTHDNLKDYYDGYHFSRRNMVDIYNPFSLLNALDAQDLSCFWVSSGATSMLPKFVDNMELRLRNFENCPILRKTLESSDVINGGAELFLYQTGYLTIKSSDEFGYFLGFPNQEVKQALYEVVLPSLTMKSESDIISLQGSLFRQLGTGQIADAMKTLKALVADVPYSNKKLASMDMEERYRLIISTILNAIGLKVEVEHMLATGRIDLIAQTSRYIYVIELKLKNNGGKKAAIQQILNNKYLEPFQADKRKVIGLGIELDEEGKGLLDWGITEE from the coding sequence ATGGCAAACAATGCATGCAGAAAGCTGCCGGTAGGCATACAGTCTTTCAATAAAATCAGAGAAGAAGGTTATCTCTATGTAGATAAGAGTGACATCATTTGGAAATTGGCGAACAACGGCAAACAATATAATTACTTGAGCCGTCCTCGCCGATTTGGTAAGTCTGTGCTTGTTGATACACTCCAGGCTTACTTCGAAGGAAGGAAAGAACTCTTCGAAGGACTGAAAATCATGGATTTGGAGAAGGAATGGAAACAGTACCCGGTTATTCGATTCGACATGAGCCGAGGGGGAGCGACTGCAAATGAAGTTAAGGCATATCTGGATCGAACTTTTGATGTTTATGAACAATTATATGGCATCCATATCAAACCAACAGATTCACTAGGAAACCGCTTCGACCTAATCATTAAAACCGCCTATGAGCAAACAGGGCTCAAGGTTGCCATTCTTATCGATGAGTACGACTCTCCTCTCCAGCACTCGTGGAAAACTCCCGAGCATGAGGGTTGCACAGAAGTATATAGAAGTGTATTTTCCATCTTGAAAGCTGATGATGCGTACCAACGTTTCGTCTTCATTACGGGTATCACCAAGTTTACGCAGATTTCTCTTTTCTCAGTTCTCAACAACCTGACCAATATCAGTTTCCTTCCTGAATATGCAGCTATCTGCGGTATTACAGAAGAAGAAATCGGGGAGAACTTCAAGCCGGAACTGGAAAGAATGGCTGAAGTGAACGAGTGGACCTTGCAGCAAACTCATGATAACCTGAAGGATTACTACGATGGATACCATTTCAGTCGCAGAAACATGGTGGACATCTACAATCCTTTCAGTCTCCTTAATGCACTCGACGCACAAGACTTGAGCTGTTTCTGGGTTTCATCAGGAGCAACCTCCATGCTACCTAAGTTTGTGGACAACATGGAACTGCGCTTACGAAATTTCGAAAATTGTCCGATTTTACGCAAGACTCTTGAGAGTTCTGATGTCATAAATGGTGGTGCCGAACTCTTTCTCTATCAGACGGGTTACCTTACCATCAAGTCGAGCGATGAATTTGGCTATTTCTTAGGTTTCCCAAACCAAGAAGTGAAACAGGCTCTTTACGAGGTTGTACTGCCAAGCCTGACCATGAAATCAGAAAGCGATATTATCAGTCTGCAAGGCAGTCTGTTCCGCCAATTGGGTACCGGGCAAATCGCAGATGCCATGAAAACGTTGAAAGCATTGGTTGCCGATGTGCCTTACAGCAACAAGAAACTTGCCTCGATGGATATGGAAGAGCGCTACCGTCTCATCATCAGTACTATTCTGAATGCCATCGGTCTGAAAGTGGAGGTAGAGCATATGCTTGCAACAGGAAGAATCGACCTCATTGCCCAAACTTCACGCTACATCTACGTGATAGAACTGAAACTGAAAAATAATGGTGGTAAGAAGGCTGCCATCCAGCAGATACTGAATAACAAATACCTGGAGCCTTTCCAAGCAGACAAGCGAAAGGTGATAGGCCTCGGCATCGAACTGGACGAGGAAGGAAAAGGGCTATTGGATTGGGGAATTACTGAAGAATAA
- a CDS encoding LytR/AlgR family response regulator transcription factor → MQAMQDKIKVVIVDDEPQSIHRLQDDLATLEDFEVIATSSSAVSAKNLVMSIQPDVLFIDVEMPGQTGFEVLQSLRDEIPMELIVVFYSAFDKYMIDALRASAFDFLLKPYQQDEFELVVDRIRQKMKDGDDVDEDASSVPESSSCSSESVLASQKAQDFSGMNGMLGTAAKRLAIQTISGLLMLKPDDVFSCTFDEATHLWQLKLSNGQVYKLKRQATAKTILSMSPSLAQVRQDCIINLDYLLCIENYTLRCIFSPPFDHEEITVSRRCYKAVKDQLEIL, encoded by the coding sequence ATGCAAGCAATGCAAGATAAAATCAAGGTTGTGATTGTGGATGATGAGCCACAGAGCATCCACAGGTTGCAGGATGATTTGGCAACTCTGGAAGATTTTGAGGTGATTGCCACATCCTCTTCGGCGGTATCGGCAAAGAATCTGGTGATGAGCATACAGCCCGATGTGCTGTTCATCGATGTTGAAATGCCTGGACAGACGGGTTTTGAGGTGTTGCAATCTCTGAGAGATGAAATTCCGATGGAACTTATCGTAGTATTTTACAGCGCCTTCGATAAGTATATGATTGATGCGCTCAGAGCCTCTGCCTTCGATTTCCTGTTGAAACCTTATCAGCAGGATGAGTTTGAACTGGTGGTAGACCGAATCCGGCAGAAAATGAAAGATGGAGATGATGTGGATGAAGATGCTTCTTCCGTTCCAGAGTCCTCTTCCTGTTCTTCTGAATCAGTCTTGGCTTCTCAGAAGGCTCAGGATTTTTCGGGAATGAATGGGATGCTGGGAACAGCAGCCAAGCGTCTTGCCATTCAGACCATTTCGGGTTTATTGATGTTGAAGCCCGATGATGTGTTCAGTTGCACTTTTGATGAGGCTACTCATCTTTGGCAGTTGAAGTTGTCGAATGGGCAGGTTTATAAATTGAAGAGGCAGGCCACGGCAAAGACCATCCTTTCCATGTCGCCTTCTCTGGCTCAGGTTCGTCAGGATTGCATCATCAATCTCGATTATCTTCTCTGCATCGAGAATTATACGCTCCGCTGCATCTTTTCTCCTCCTTTCGACCATGAGGAAATCACGGTTTCCCGCCGCTGTTATAAGGCGGTAAAGGATCAGTTGGAGATATTGTAG